The Pan troglodytes isolate AG18354 chromosome 8, NHGRI_mPanTro3-v2.0_pri, whole genome shotgun sequence genome window below encodes:
- the DENND10 gene encoding DENN domain-containing protein 10 isoform X2 has translation MLSSDHLSTVEKDTNGEVLWVWCYPSTTATLRNLLLRKCCLTDENKLLHPFVFGQYRRTWFYITTIEVPDSSILKKVTHFSIVLTAKDFNPEKYAAFTRILCRMYLKHGSPVKMMESYIAVLTKGICQSEENGSFLSKDFDARKAYLAGSIKDIVSQFGMETVILHTALMLKKRIVVYHPKIEAVQEFTRTLPALVWHRQDWTILHSYVHLNADELEALQMCTGYVAGFVDLEVSNRPDLYDVFVNLAESEITIAPLAKEAMAMGKLHKEMGQLIVQSAEDPEKSESQVIQDIALKTREIFTNLAPFSEVSADGEKRVLNLEALKQKRFPPATENFLYHLAAAEQMLKI, from the exons TGACCATCTTTCCACCGTAGAAAAGGACACAAATGGAGAAGTTCTGTGGGTGTGGTGTTATCCTTCCACGACAGCCACATTAAGGAACCTGCTGCTGAGAAAATGCTGccttacagatgaaaacaaactTCTCCATCCCTTTGTCTTTGGTCAGTACAGAAGAACATGGTTTTATATCACAACAATTGAAGTTCCAGATTCTTCCATTTTGAAAAAG GTGACTCATTTTTCTATTGTCCTGACCGCCAAAGATTTTAACCCAGAGAAGTATGCTGCCTTCACTAGGATATTGTGTAG AATGTACCTGAAACATGGGAGCCCAGTTAAAATGATGGAGAGTTATATTGCAGTTCTCACAAAGGGGATATGCCAGAGTGAAGAAAACGGCTCTTTCCTTAGTAAGGATTTTGATGCCCGAAAGGCCTACCTGGCTGGCTCCATCAAAG ACATTGTATCTCAGTTTGGAATGGAAACTGTTATCTTACACACAGCACTGatgctaaagaaaagaattgtggTGTATCACCCCAAGATAGAAGCAGTCCAGGAGTTCACCAG GACTCTGCCTGCCCTGGTGTGGCACCGACAGGACTGGACCATCCTTCACTCTTACGTGCACCTCAACGCCGATGAGCTGGAAGCCCTGCAGATGTGCACAG GTTACGTCGCTGGATTTGTAGACTTGGAGGTGAGCAACAGACCAGACCTCTATGATGTGTTTGTGAATCTGGCAGAGAGTGAGATTACCATTGCTCCCCTTGCAAAAG AGGCCATGGCAATGGGCAAACTGCACAAAGAAATGGGTCAGCTAATTGTTCAGTCTGCAGAAGATCCAGAGAAATCAGAGAGCCAGGTTATACAG GATATTGCTCTAAAAACAAGAGAAATCTTTACCAACCTAGCACCGTTTTCAGAAGTTTCGGCTGATGGAGAAAAGAGAGTCCTTAATTTGGAGGCGCTAAAGCAAAAACGATTTCCACCAGCAACAGAAAACTTCCTTTATCATCTAGCAGCAGCCGAACAAATGCTGAAAATCTGA
- the DENND10 gene encoding DENN domain-containing protein 10 isoform X1: MAAAEVADTQLMLGVGLIEKDTNGEVLWVWCYPSTTATLRNLLLRKCCLTDENKLLHPFVFGQYRRTWFYITTIEVPDSSILKKVTHFSIVLTAKDFNPEKYAAFTRILCRMYLKHGSPVKMMESYIAVLTKGICQSEENGSFLSKDFDARKAYLAGSIKDIVSQFGMETVILHTALMLKKRIVVYHPKIEAVQEFTRTLPALVWHRQDWTILHSYVHLNADELEALQMCTGYVAGFVDLEVSNRPDLYDVFVNLAESEITIAPLAKEAMAMGKLHKEMGQLIVQSAEDPEKSESQVIQDIALKTREIFTNLAPFSEVSADGEKRVLNLEALKQKRFPPATENFLYHLAAAEQMLKI; the protein is encoded by the exons AAAAGGACACAAATGGAGAAGTTCTGTGGGTGTGGTGTTATCCTTCCACGACAGCCACATTAAGGAACCTGCTGCTGAGAAAATGCTGccttacagatgaaaacaaactTCTCCATCCCTTTGTCTTTGGTCAGTACAGAAGAACATGGTTTTATATCACAACAATTGAAGTTCCAGATTCTTCCATTTTGAAAAAG GTGACTCATTTTTCTATTGTCCTGACCGCCAAAGATTTTAACCCAGAGAAGTATGCTGCCTTCACTAGGATATTGTGTAG AATGTACCTGAAACATGGGAGCCCAGTTAAAATGATGGAGAGTTATATTGCAGTTCTCACAAAGGGGATATGCCAGAGTGAAGAAAACGGCTCTTTCCTTAGTAAGGATTTTGATGCCCGAAAGGCCTACCTGGCTGGCTCCATCAAAG ACATTGTATCTCAGTTTGGAATGGAAACTGTTATCTTACACACAGCACTGatgctaaagaaaagaattgtggTGTATCACCCCAAGATAGAAGCAGTCCAGGAGTTCACCAG GACTCTGCCTGCCCTGGTGTGGCACCGACAGGACTGGACCATCCTTCACTCTTACGTGCACCTCAACGCCGATGAGCTGGAAGCCCTGCAGATGTGCACAG GTTACGTCGCTGGATTTGTAGACTTGGAGGTGAGCAACAGACCAGACCTCTATGATGTGTTTGTGAATCTGGCAGAGAGTGAGATTACCATTGCTCCCCTTGCAAAAG AGGCCATGGCAATGGGCAAACTGCACAAAGAAATGGGTCAGCTAATTGTTCAGTCTGCAGAAGATCCAGAGAAATCAGAGAGCCAGGTTATACAG GATATTGCTCTAAAAACAAGAGAAATCTTTACCAACCTAGCACCGTTTTCAGAAGTTTCGGCTGATGGAGAAAAGAGAGTCCTTAATTTGGAGGCGCTAAAGCAAAAACGATTTCCACCAGCAACAGAAAACTTCCTTTATCATCTAGCAGCAGCCGAACAAATGCTGAAAATCTGA
- the DENND10 gene encoding DENN domain-containing protein 10 isoform X3: protein MYLKHGSPVKMMESYIAVLTKGICQSEENGSFLSKDFDARKAYLAGSIKDIVSQFGMETVILHTALMLKKRIVVYHPKIEAVQEFTRTLPALVWHRQDWTILHSYVHLNADELEALQMCTGYVAGFVDLEVSNRPDLYDVFVNLAESEITIAPLAKEAMAMGKLHKEMGQLIVQSAEDPEKSESQVIQDIALKTREIFTNLAPFSEVSADGEKRVLNLEALKQKRFPPATENFLYHLAAAEQMLKI from the exons ATGTACCTGAAACATGGGAGCCCAGTTAAAATGATGGAGAGTTATATTGCAGTTCTCACAAAGGGGATATGCCAGAGTGAAGAAAACGGCTCTTTCCTTAGTAAGGATTTTGATGCCCGAAAGGCCTACCTGGCTGGCTCCATCAAAG ACATTGTATCTCAGTTTGGAATGGAAACTGTTATCTTACACACAGCACTGatgctaaagaaaagaattgtggTGTATCACCCCAAGATAGAAGCAGTCCAGGAGTTCACCAG GACTCTGCCTGCCCTGGTGTGGCACCGACAGGACTGGACCATCCTTCACTCTTACGTGCACCTCAACGCCGATGAGCTGGAAGCCCTGCAGATGTGCACAG GTTACGTCGCTGGATTTGTAGACTTGGAGGTGAGCAACAGACCAGACCTCTATGATGTGTTTGTGAATCTGGCAGAGAGTGAGATTACCATTGCTCCCCTTGCAAAAG AGGCCATGGCAATGGGCAAACTGCACAAAGAAATGGGTCAGCTAATTGTTCAGTCTGCAGAAGATCCAGAGAAATCAGAGAGCCAGGTTATACAG GATATTGCTCTAAAAACAAGAGAAATCTTTACCAACCTAGCACCGTTTTCAGAAGTTTCGGCTGATGGAGAAAAGAGAGTCCTTAATTTGGAGGCGCTAAAGCAAAAACGATTTCCACCAGCAACAGAAAACTTCCTTTATCATCTAGCAGCAGCCGAACAAATGCTGAAAATCTGA